The following proteins are encoded in a genomic region of Sneathiella marina:
- the recA gene encoding recombinase RecA — protein sequence MVQSALKLVEAGGMDKKKALEAAMSQIDRAFGKGSVMKLGQQEALDIEAVPTGSLGLDIGLGIGGLPKGRVIEIYGPESSGKTTLALHVLAEAQKQGGTCAFIDAEHALDPVYAKKLGVDVDELLISQPDTGEQSLEITDTLVRSGAIDVLVVDSVAALVPQAELEGEMGDTHVGLQARLMSQALRKLTGSISRSNCMVIFINQIRMKIGVMFGSPETTSGGNALKFYSSVRLDIRRIGQIKQKDDIVGNQTRVKVVKNKVAPPFKVIEFDIMYGEGISKTGEILDLGVKAEIVEKSGSWYSYDSVRIGQGREQAKSFLKEHPDMAKEIETKILANAGVISDAIQGSPEADDEEVPAE from the coding sequence ATGGTACAATCAGCTCTAAAACTCGTTGAAGCAGGTGGCATGGACAAGAAGAAAGCATTAGAAGCGGCGATGAGCCAGATTGATCGGGCCTTCGGCAAGGGATCGGTCATGAAACTGGGGCAACAGGAAGCTCTGGATATAGAAGCTGTTCCGACGGGATCCCTCGGACTGGATATTGGTCTTGGCATTGGTGGTTTGCCAAAAGGCCGGGTCATCGAGATTTACGGACCGGAAAGTTCCGGTAAAACAACCCTGGCACTGCATGTCCTGGCGGAAGCCCAGAAGCAGGGTGGTACTTGCGCCTTTATCGATGCGGAGCATGCGCTGGATCCGGTTTATGCCAAGAAGCTTGGTGTGGATGTGGATGAGCTATTGATTTCCCAGCCGGATACGGGAGAGCAATCACTGGAAATCACGGATACCCTTGTTCGTTCCGGGGCCATTGATGTTCTGGTGGTCGACAGTGTCGCGGCGTTGGTGCCGCAGGCTGAGCTTGAGGGGGAAATGGGGGACACCCATGTGGGCCTTCAGGCACGTCTCATGAGCCAGGCATTGCGTAAATTGACGGGATCAATTTCCCGCTCCAACTGCATGGTGATCTTTATCAATCAGATCCGGATGAAAATCGGTGTAATGTTTGGCAGCCCGGAAACCACGTCCGGCGGAAATGCCCTGAAATTTTACTCCTCGGTTCGTCTGGACATCCGTCGTATCGGCCAGATCAAGCAAAAAGATGATATTGTCGGTAATCAGACACGGGTCAAAGTTGTCAAAAACAAGGTTGCCCCGCCTTTCAAGGTCATTGAATTTGATATCATGTATGGGGAAGGTATTTCCAAAACAGGTGAAATTCTGGATCTTGGCGTGAAAGCCGAGATCGTGGAGAAATCAGGCTCCTGGTACTCCTATGACAGTGTGCGCATTGGTCAGGGGCGGGAACAGGCAAAAAGCTTCCTGAAAGAGCATCCGGACATGGCCAAGGAAATCGAAACGAAAATCCTCGCCAATGCCGGTGTTATCTCCGACGCGATCCAGGGGAGTCCGGAAGCGGATGACGAGGAAGTCCCGGCTGAATAG